In the Pseudolabrys taiwanensis genome, one interval contains:
- a CDS encoding carboxymuconolactone decarboxylase family protein yields MSQRFNLRQIAPDGYKAFGPLYQYIETSGLDRRLVDLVFLRVSQINGCAYCVDLHWRDLIGAGEDQRRLNSLVTWKEAPFFTARERAALAWTESLTNIAQTGAPDADYALVKSEFSEKEVGDLTIVISLMNAMNRVGISSRLAPAA; encoded by the coding sequence ATGTCGCAGCGTTTCAACCTCCGTCAAATCGCGCCCGACGGCTACAAGGCGTTCGGCCCGCTCTACCAGTACATCGAGACCTCGGGCCTCGACCGCCGGCTGGTTGACCTGGTGTTCCTGCGTGTTTCCCAGATCAACGGCTGCGCCTATTGCGTCGACCTGCATTGGCGCGATCTGATCGGCGCCGGCGAAGACCAACGCAGGCTCAACAGCCTGGTTACCTGGAAAGAGGCGCCGTTCTTCACAGCGCGCGAACGCGCAGCTCTCGCCTGGACCGAAAGCCTGACCAACATCGCCCAGACCGGCGCGCCGGACGCCGATTATGCGCTCGTGAAGTCCGAGTTCAGCGAGAAGGAAGTCGGCGACCTCACCATCGTCATCTCGCTCATGAATGCCATGAACCGAGTCGGCATCAGCTCTCGGCTTGCCCCCGCAGCCTAG